One segment of Nostoc piscinale CENA21 DNA contains the following:
- a CDS encoding esterase-like activity of phytase family protein yields MINHSSNTVEIRSIDFIGEATLPKSLSFQKTEIGGLSGITYDAKNDLYYVISDDRGQKAPTRFYTFKINLSKGLLENGDVVPVGVTMLLNQNGQNFPPRTTDTEGIALTDKDTVFISSEGDREKLINPFIKEFSLASGKSITTLKIPIKFLPDKKAKMGIRNNLAFESLTITPNNQYLFTATENALIQDGSIAKPNVATPCRILQYNLFTKQPESEFLYQTEPVAPLLDITGKFASGLPDLLALDNQGHFLSLERSFTGLGFAIFLFQVSLADADDIRNIDSLLRTSKNIRPVTKQLLLDLRTLDVALDNLEGLTLGPWLPNGQRSLILVSDNNFNSLQRTQFLAFQLKIEPPIIRWFRRMLDFFSW; encoded by the coding sequence ATGATTAATCATTCCTCTAATACTGTTGAAATCAGAAGTATAGACTTCATCGGAGAAGCAACATTACCCAAAAGTTTATCTTTTCAAAAAACTGAAATTGGTGGCTTATCAGGCATTACCTACGATGCTAAAAATGACCTTTATTATGTTATCTCCGACGATAGAGGGCAAAAAGCACCCACACGTTTCTATACTTTTAAAATCAACTTGAGCAAAGGCTTGCTAGAAAATGGCGATGTTGTGCCTGTTGGTGTAACAATGCTGTTAAATCAAAACGGACAAAACTTTCCTCCCAGAACCACCGATACCGAAGGAATTGCTTTAACTGATAAAGATACTGTCTTCATCTCTTCTGAAGGCGATAGAGAAAAATTAATTAACCCTTTTATCAAAGAGTTTTCCTTAGCTTCTGGGAAAAGTATAACAACACTCAAGATCCCGATAAAATTCTTACCAGATAAAAAAGCTAAAATGGGCATTCGGAATAATTTGGCCTTTGAAAGCCTGACTATTACACCCAACAATCAGTATTTATTCACCGCAACTGAAAATGCCTTAATTCAAGATGGGTCGATTGCGAAGCCAAATGTTGCTACGCCTTGCCGAATTTTGCAATATAATCTCTTCACTAAACAGCCAGAAAGTGAATTTTTGTACCAAACTGAGCCAGTCGCACCATTATTAGATATAACTGGTAAGTTTGCTAGTGGCTTACCAGATTTACTCGCCTTAGATAATCAAGGACACTTTTTAAGTTTAGAAAGGTCGTTTACTGGTTTAGGATTTGCGATTTTTTTATTTCAAGTTTCCTTAGCAGATGCTGATGATATTCGCAATATTGACAGCCTTCTCCGTACCTCCAAAAATATTCGCCCAGTAACGAAACAACTCTTGCTAGATTTGCGAACCCTAGACGTAGCTCTAGATAATCTTGAAGGGTTAACACTCGGCCCTTGGCTACCTAATGGACAGCGTTCGTTAATTTTGGTCAGTGATAATAATTTTAATTCTCTACAGCGTACTCAGTTTTTAGCTTTTCAACTTAAAATCGAACCCCCTATTATTAGATGGTTCCGGAGGATGCTAGATTTTTTCAGTTGGTAG